In Girardinichthys multiradiatus isolate DD_20200921_A chromosome 18, DD_fGirMul_XY1, whole genome shotgun sequence, a single window of DNA contains:
- the st3gal4 gene encoding CMP-N-acetylneuraminate-beta-galactosamide-alpha-2,3-sialyltransferase 4, giving the protein MSQNTSKTWCLRLLPVLVFVSLVTYYRSYAALWSYGGPSKSLNSSKSLCGGWLTQKKWESLNFNISRRTQLFLNLKDFFWREYQSKLSLPYGIKGNELLLLKVLAVTSNYHVPANIENLECKTCAVIGNGFVIKNSSLGSVINKYDIVIRLNDAPVRGYEEDVGNKTTMRFFYPESASYNPALQNEPDTLMVLVPFKQQDLCWLKEIIYNEKRVRKGFWKPPPQIWLGDVSKVRVLDPHFLHQTAHKLLRIPPQKGKQIPVHPTSGILAIFVALNYCDVVHIAGFGYPSSKNQQQPIHYYGYNTMKSMKNSYHDLNHEAEALKRLKDSGAILYLHQHI; this is encoded by the exons ATGTCCCAGAACACTTCTAAAA CGTGGTGCCTTAGGCTTCTTCCAGTTCTCGTCTTCGTCTCCTTAGTCACGTACTACCGCTCCTATGCTGCACTTTGGAG ctaTGGCGGTCCCAGTAAGTCTCTGAACAGTAGCAAGTCGCTGTGTGGAGGCTGGCTAACTCAGAAGAAGTGGGAGAGCCTTAACTTTAA CATCAGCAGACGGACACAGCTTTTTCTGAACCTGAAGGACTTCTTCTGGCGGGAGTATCAGTCCAAGCTGTCATTACCTTATGGCATTAAAGGCAATG AGCTGCTGTTACTCAAAGTTCTTGCAGTTACTTCCAACTACCATGTGCCTGCTAACATTGAAAA CCTTGAGTGCAAAACCTGTGCAGTCATAGGCAATGGATTTGTCATTAAAAACAGCTCCTTGGGAAGCGTCATCAATAAATACGACATTGTTATTAG GTTGAATGATGCTCCAGTAAGAGGCTATGAAGAGGATGTGGGTAACAAGACCACCATGAGGTTCTTCTACCCGGAGTCCGCCTCCTATAACCCTGCGCTGCAGAACGAGCCAGACACACTCATGGTCCTGGTGCCTTTCAAACAGCAGGACCTATGCTGGCTCAAAGAGATAATCTATAATGAGAAGAGG GTCAGGAAAGGCTTCTGGAAACCTCCACCCCAAATCTGGTTGGGTGATGTAAGTAAAGTCCGTGTACTGGACCCCCATTTTCTGCACCAGACGGCACATAAACTTCTCCGGATTCCTCCCCAAAAAGGGAAACAG ATTCCTGTACACCCTACATCAGGCATCCTTGCTATCTTTGTCGCGCTCAACTACTGCGATGTGGTTCACATTGCTGGATTTGGTTATCCCAGTTCAAAGAATCAGCAGCAACCCATCCACTACTATGGATACAACACTATGAAATCCATGAAG AATTCTTACCATGATCTCAATCATGAAGCTGAAGCCTTAAAAAGACTCAAGGATTCAGGAGCGATTCTTTACTTACACCAACATATATGA